Proteins from a genomic interval of Amphiura filiformis chromosome 9, Afil_fr2py, whole genome shotgun sequence:
- the LOC140161215 gene encoding uncharacterized protein — MASQLSGRWIMRWVLCGHHIKDTNNLLKLKYHTTTACLSDSYMSHKHDSQISSQHAPVYTSHHTPSKEVTQSRVNRSSYAKTVEELQHKISQLSVASPLPSGLYLSPLPNVQYKLPAHVKNELIEQIIVDPAVNNVVRECPTIVPDTEIEDPRNMDNIIDMPPFREESTKQAKITNIILIRRKKMRKHKLKKLRKRMKYLTRLILTRRKKKKRKLWEAHLEKFKFKELTDEMIEEYMARINIKREYMTRYMRSEAGLSKKTKVKVIKQPPPPAGPITPTPILPPGAMRK, encoded by the exons ATGGCAAGTCAGTTGAGTGGCCGGTGGATAATGAGATGGGTGTTATGTGGACATCACATCAAGGACACTAATA ATCTGCTCAAGTTGAAGTATCATACAACCACTGCATGTCTATCTGACTCCTATATGAGCCATAAACATGACAGTCAAATCTCTTCCCAGCATGCACCTGTCTATACATCCCATCATACACCTAGCAAGGAAGTGACGCAATCTAGAGTCAATAGAAGCTCTTATGCGAAGACAGTGGAAGAACTCCAGCACAAGATTTCACAGCTATCAGTAGCATCGCCTCTCCCTTCTGGTTTGTATTTATCACCACtgccaaatgtacaatacaaattaCCAGCTCATGTTAAAAATGAATTGATAGAACAGATTATTGTCGATCCAGCTGTGAATAATGTAGTCCGAGAATGCCCAACTATTGTACCGGACACAGAAATTGAAGATCCAAGAAATATGGACAACATCATAGACATGCCTCCATTTAGAGAAGAGTCAACTAAACAGGCAAAAATAACTAATATCATTTTGATAAGAAGGAAAAAGATGAGAAAGCACAAACTCAAGAAGCTACGGAAGCGAATGAAGTACTTGACACGTCTGATTCTTACTCGTCGCAAGAAGAAGAAGCGCAAGTTGTGGGAGGCGCATCTGGAGAAATTCAAGTTTAAGGAACTTACGGATGAGATGATAGAGGAATACATGGCTAGGATCAATATTAAACGGGAGTACATGACAAGGTACATGAGGAGTGAAGCTGGCTTGTCAAAGAAAACTAAAGTGAAAGTTATTAAGCAACCACCACCACCTGCTGGTCCAATAACCCCTACCCCAATATTGCCTCCAGGGGCCATGAGAAAGTAG